The following coding sequences lie in one Lelliottia jeotgali genomic window:
- a CDS encoding putative ABC transporter, permease component YrbE yields MLLNALAALGHRGIKTIRTFGRAGLMLFNALMGKPEFRKHSPLLIRQLYNVGVLSMLIIIVSGLFIGMVLGLQGYLVLTTYSAETSLGMLVALSLLRELGPVVAALLFAGRAGSALTAEIGLMRATEQLSSMEMMAVDPLRRVIAPRFWAGVISLPLLTILFVAVGIWGGSLVGVQWKGIDAGFFWSAMQDAVDLRMDLVNCLIKSVAFAVTVTWIALFNGYDAIPTSEGISRATTRTVVHSSLAVLGLDFVLTALMFGN; encoded by the coding sequence ATGCTGTTAAATGCGTTGGCCGCCCTTGGACACCGTGGCATAAAAACCATCAGGACGTTCGGGCGTGCCGGGTTGATGTTATTCAATGCGCTGATGGGTAAGCCGGAATTCCGTAAGCATTCTCCGCTGCTGATACGTCAACTCTATAATGTCGGCGTGTTATCGATGCTGATTATCATCGTGTCGGGTCTGTTTATCGGCATGGTTCTTGGGCTGCAGGGCTATCTGGTTCTGACGACTTACAGTGCGGAAACCAGTCTCGGTATGCTGGTGGCGCTTTCGCTGCTGCGCGAACTTGGCCCGGTTGTAGCGGCGCTGCTTTTCGCCGGTCGAGCGGGTTCTGCGTTAACGGCTGAAATCGGTCTGATGCGCGCAACGGAACAGCTCTCCAGCATGGAGATGATGGCGGTCGACCCGCTGCGTCGCGTGATTGCTCCGCGCTTCTGGGCCGGGGTTATCTCTCTGCCGCTGCTGACCATCCTGTTTGTGGCCGTCGGCATTTGGGGCGGTTCATTGGTTGGCGTCCAGTGGAAAGGTATTGATGCTGGTTTCTTCTGGTCCGCGATGCAGGACGCTGTCGATCTGCGTATGGACCTGGTGAACTGCCTGATTAAGAGCGTGGCGTTTGCCGTGACTGTGACCTGGATTGCGTTGTTCAATGGTTATGACGCGATACCAACTTCTGAGGGCATCAGTCGCGCCACCACGCGCACTGTGGTTCATTCGTCGCTGGCCGTACTTGGCCTGGATTTTGTGCTCACCGCACTGATGTTTGGGAATTGA
- a CDS encoding putative ABC transporter, ATP-binding protein YrbF — MSQTMANLVDVRDVSFSRGNRLIFEDITLTVPRGKITAIMGPSGIGKTTLLRLIGGQIPPDHGEILFDGENVPAMSRSRLYTVRKRMSMLFQSGALFTDMNVFDNVAYPLREHTRLPPELLKTTVMMKLEAVGLRGAAKLMPSELSGGMARRAALARAIALEPDLIMFDEPFVGQDPITMGVLVKLISELNSALGVTCIVVSHDVPEVLSIADYAYIVADKKIVAHGGAQALQNNSDPRVRQFLDGIADGPVPFRYPAGDYHHDLLGIGS; from the coding sequence ATGAGCCAAACGATGGCGAATTTAGTCGATGTCCGTGACGTTAGCTTCTCGCGCGGCAATCGATTGATATTTGAAGACATCACGCTGACGGTGCCACGGGGCAAGATCACGGCGATCATGGGCCCCTCTGGTATCGGTAAAACCACGCTGCTGCGTTTGATCGGTGGACAGATCCCACCGGATCATGGCGAGATTCTCTTCGACGGTGAAAATGTCCCGGCGATGTCTCGCTCACGCCTGTATACCGTCCGTAAGCGAATGAGCATGCTGTTTCAGTCGGGCGCGTTATTCACCGACATGAATGTCTTTGATAATGTCGCTTATCCGCTGCGTGAACATACCCGTTTGCCTCCTGAACTGCTGAAAACGACGGTGATGATGAAGCTTGAGGCGGTGGGCCTGCGTGGGGCAGCAAAACTCATGCCTTCGGAGCTTTCAGGCGGGATGGCGCGTCGCGCTGCGCTGGCGCGCGCAATTGCTCTGGAACCGGACTTAATCATGTTCGACGAGCCCTTCGTTGGTCAGGACCCTATTACTATGGGCGTGCTGGTGAAGCTGATTTCAGAACTGAACAGCGCGCTGGGTGTCACATGCATCGTGGTTTCGCACGATGTGCCCGAGGTGCTGAGTATCGCGGATTACGCTTACATTGTGGCGGATAAAAAAATCGTCGCCCACGGTGGCGCTCAGGCGTTGCAAAACAACAGCGATCCGCGCGTTCGTCAGTTCCTTGATGGGATTGCCGATGGTCCCGTACCGTTCCGCTATCCGGCGGGCGACTATCATCATGATTTACTGGGAATAGGGAGTTAA